A single Phragmites australis chromosome 4, lpPhrAust1.1, whole genome shotgun sequence DNA region contains:
- the LOC133916579 gene encoding uncharacterized protein LOC133916579: MITRAKLVEQLRDHQIRSAQSYSAALAVFSPNPHIASRRDLKVALIYAVLFCFLMVSCYVALYLKWFRLSAMFVFFGILLPVSLKISRHGRLKRKRERRLLLPLSM, from the exons ATGATCACGCGAGCGAAGCTCGTGGAGCAGTTGAGGGACCACCAGATCCGGTCGGCCCAGTCCTACTCAGCCGCCCTCGCCGTCTTCTCGCCCAACCCCCACATCGCCTCCAG gAGGGATCTCAAGGTTGCTCTCATCTATGCTGTATTGTTTTGTTTTCTCATGGTATCCTGCTATGTTGCCCTTTACTTGAAATGGTTCAGACTTTCAGCCATGTTTGTATTTTTCGGAATTCTTCTCCCAGTAAGTCTCAAAATCTCTAGGCATGGAAGGCTCAagaggaaaagagaaaggagattGTTGTTACCTCTGTCCATGTGA